A genomic region of Streptomyces rimosus contains the following coding sequences:
- a CDS encoding beta-class carbonic anhydrase, with the protein MSIPASQPLPPSADSALAPAAGTVTDRLVEANKQYAAAFTDPGMDARPVLKVAVVACMDARLDLHDALGLSLGDCHTIRNAGGVVTDDIIRSLTISQRALGTRSVVLIHHTGCGLLNLTEEFRHELAAEVGQRPNWAVEAFKDLDEDVRQSIERVRTSPFLLHTDDVRGFVFDVTTGLLREVDPK; encoded by the coding sequence ATGTCGATACCTGCCTCTCAGCCGCTGCCCCCGTCCGCCGACAGCGCCCTGGCCCCCGCGGCCGGCACGGTCACCGACCGCCTCGTCGAGGCCAACAAACAGTACGCCGCCGCCTTCACCGACCCGGGGATGGACGCCCGCCCCGTCCTGAAGGTCGCCGTCGTGGCCTGTATGGACGCCCGGCTGGACCTCCACGACGCGCTGGGCCTCTCGCTCGGCGACTGCCACACCATCCGCAACGCGGGCGGCGTCGTCACCGACGACATCATCCGCTCCCTGACGATCAGCCAGCGGGCGCTGGGCACCCGCTCCGTCGTGCTCATCCACCACACGGGCTGCGGCCTGCTGAACCTGACCGAGGAGTTCCGCCACGAGCTGGCGGCCGAGGTCGGCCAGCGGCCCAACTGGGCGGTCGAGGCGTTCAAGGACCTCGACGAGGACGTCCGCCAGTCCATCGAGCGGGTGCGGACCTCCCCGTTCCTGCTGCACACGGACGATGTGCGGGGCTTTGTCTTCGATGTGACGACCGGTCTGCTGCGGGAGGTCGACCCGAAGTAG
- a CDS encoding SAV_6107 family HEPN domain-containing protein, with amino-acid sequence MAASSAAGSSAAYGPPGDVHPVLRRAAAPPAALDLLAQAQRGIDEARDLETPNERYATAHLAALRTAAAVLAVRGRPETSLRRRQRIRSAWEVLPEVAPELAEWSALFASGAQRRARAEAGIAGAAGPRDADDLIRDVAMFLRLVERMLLLQPTLPSQRAG; translated from the coding sequence ATGGCAGCCAGTTCGGCCGCGGGCAGCTCCGCGGCGTACGGCCCTCCGGGCGATGTCCACCCCGTCCTGCGCCGGGCGGCAGCGCCGCCCGCCGCCCTCGACCTGCTCGCCCAGGCCCAGCGTGGCATCGACGAAGCCCGCGACCTGGAAACCCCCAACGAGCGCTACGCCACCGCCCACCTCGCCGCACTGCGCACCGCGGCCGCCGTCCTCGCCGTGCGCGGCCGCCCCGAGACCAGCCTCCGCCGCAGGCAGCGCATCCGCAGCGCCTGGGAGGTGCTGCCCGAGGTCGCTCCCGAACTCGCCGAGTGGAGCGCCCTGTTCGCCTCCGGCGCCCAGCGCCGTGCCCGCGCCGAGGCGGGCATAGCCGGCGCGGCCGGCCCGCGCGACGCCGACGACCTGATCCGCGACGTGGCGATGTTCCTGCGCCTGGTGGAACGGATGCTGCTCCTCCAGCCCACCCTGCCGTCCCAGCGGGCGGGGTGA
- a CDS encoding FtsB family cell division protein has product MNRPGRARSGPGRLSGLFASGPGGTPARTPFVLLVVVLLGSGLITLLLLNSALNQGSFELSKLEKRTDELKDEQQALQQEVDAFSAPGALEQRARELGMVPGGSPAFLEPDGTVRGKPSKAAGGGVGPMSAPGPSRLAVPAPRPAPGPAAAPAAGPRPSAGPRPAPTAPDAPLPDHPMPALTAPGRPLPGSAPTTSGR; this is encoded by the coding sequence GTGAACCGGCCGGGGCGGGCGCGCTCGGGGCCGGGCCGGCTCTCGGGCCTGTTCGCCTCCGGCCCCGGCGGCACACCGGCGCGTACGCCGTTCGTGCTCCTGGTGGTGGTGCTCCTCGGCTCCGGTCTGATCACGCTGCTGCTGCTCAATTCCGCGCTCAACCAGGGCTCCTTCGAGCTGAGCAAGCTGGAGAAGCGGACCGACGAGCTGAAGGACGAGCAGCAGGCGCTCCAGCAGGAGGTGGACGCCTTCTCCGCGCCCGGCGCCCTGGAGCAGCGCGCCCGCGAGCTGGGCATGGTCCCCGGCGGCAGCCCGGCGTTCCTGGAGCCGGACGGCACCGTACGGGGCAAGCCGAGCAAGGCCGCGGGCGGCGGCGTCGGCCCGATGAGCGCGCCCGGCCCGTCGCGGCTCGCCGTCCCCGCGCCGCGGCCCGCGCCGGGCCCCGCGGCCGCACCGGCCGCCGGCCCCCGGCCGTCCGCCGGGCCGCGTCCCGCGCCCACCGCCCCGGACGCGCCGCTGCCCGACCATCCCATGCCCGCCCTCACCGCGCCCGGCCGCCCGCTGCCCGGGTCCGCACCGACGACCTCCGGCAGGTGA
- a CDS encoding AAA family ATPase: MTTFDEQASLGGPPARTEPGARGDLTTTAERVRRSVEGVIEGKPEVVRLALTVLLAEGHLLIEDVPGVGKTMLAKALARSIDCSVRRIQFTPDLLPSDITGVSVFDQQRRDFEFKPGAVFAQVVIGDEINRASPKTQSALLESMEERQVTVDGQTYELPAPFMVVATQNPVEMEGTYPLPEAQRDRFMARVSIGYPSPDAELQMLDVHGAASPLDDLQPVAHADEILKLIDAVRTVHVAEAVRRYAVDLVAATRSHPDLRLGASPRATLHLLRAAKAAAALAGREYALPDDVQALAVAVLAHRLLPTAQAQLNRRTSEQVVGEILRRTPVPDPSAQQWPRPHPGQPPGLRGY; encoded by the coding sequence GTGACGACCTTTGACGAGCAAGCGAGCCTTGGGGGTCCCCCCGCGCGGACGGAGCCGGGCGCGCGGGGCGATCTGACCACCACGGCGGAGCGGGTCCGCAGGTCGGTGGAGGGCGTGATCGAGGGCAAGCCGGAGGTCGTGCGGCTCGCGCTGACCGTGCTGCTCGCGGAGGGCCATCTGCTCATCGAGGACGTGCCGGGCGTCGGCAAGACGATGCTCGCCAAGGCGCTGGCCCGCTCCATCGACTGCTCGGTGCGGCGCATCCAGTTCACCCCCGACCTGCTGCCGTCGGACATCACCGGCGTCAGCGTCTTCGACCAGCAGCGCCGCGACTTCGAGTTCAAGCCCGGCGCGGTCTTCGCCCAGGTCGTGATCGGCGACGAGATCAACCGTGCCTCCCCCAAGACCCAGTCGGCGCTGCTGGAGTCGATGGAGGAGCGCCAGGTCACGGTGGACGGCCAGACGTACGAGCTGCCCGCCCCCTTCATGGTCGTCGCCACCCAGAACCCGGTCGAGATGGAGGGCACGTATCCGCTGCCCGAGGCGCAGCGGGACCGCTTCATGGCCCGCGTCTCGATCGGCTACCCGAGCCCGGACGCCGAGCTGCAGATGCTGGACGTGCACGGCGCCGCCTCGCCCCTGGACGACCTCCAGCCGGTCGCGCACGCCGACGAGATACTGAAGCTGATCGACGCGGTCCGCACGGTCCACGTCGCCGAAGCGGTGCGCAGATACGCCGTGGACCTGGTCGCCGCCACCCGCAGCCACCCCGATCTGCGCCTCGGCGCCTCGCCGCGGGCGACACTGCACCTGCTGCGCGCGGCGAAGGCCGCGGCGGCGCTGGCCGGCCGGGAGTACGCCCTCCCGGACGACGTGCAGGCGCTCGCGGTGGCGGTGCTGGCCCACCGGCTGCTGCCGACCGCGCAGGCCCAGCTCAACCGCCGTACGTCCGAGCAGGTCGTGGGCGAGATCCTGCGCCGCACACCGGTGCCCGACCCCTCGGCGCAGCAGTGGCCCAGGCCCCACCCGGGGCAGCCGCCCGGCCTGCGGGGGTACTGA
- a CDS encoding methyltransferase has translation MSDPLRPRASLRTAVVWEVLVEALERRAAAAGQDVLDVLDTGGGTGNFAVPVARLGHRVTVVDPSPNALFALERRAAEAGVADRVRAVQGDAHGLFDVVEPGGYDTVLCHGVLEYVDDPAEGVRNAVGALRPAGTLSLLAAGLGGAVLARALAGHFTEARNALTDPAGRWGDGDPVPRRFTAEQLTALVSDTGLKVSGVHGVRVFADLVPGVLVDTEPGAMDALLKLEAAAAENPAFHSVATQLHVLAERG, from the coding sequence GTGTCTGACCCGCTGCGCCCGCGCGCATCCCTTCGTACCGCCGTGGTCTGGGAGGTTCTCGTAGAGGCCCTGGAGCGCCGGGCCGCGGCCGCCGGGCAGGACGTCCTCGACGTCCTGGACACCGGCGGCGGTACCGGCAACTTCGCCGTGCCGGTCGCGCGCCTCGGCCACCGCGTCACGGTCGTGGACCCCAGCCCCAACGCCCTGTTCGCCCTGGAGCGGCGGGCCGCCGAAGCGGGCGTCGCCGACCGGGTGCGCGCCGTGCAGGGCGACGCCCACGGCCTGTTCGACGTGGTCGAGCCCGGCGGCTACGACACCGTGCTGTGCCACGGCGTGCTGGAGTACGTCGACGACCCGGCCGAGGGCGTGCGCAACGCGGTCGGCGCGCTGCGCCCGGCCGGCACCCTGAGCCTGCTCGCCGCCGGACTGGGCGGCGCCGTGCTCGCCCGCGCCCTGGCGGGCCACTTCACCGAGGCCAGGAACGCCCTGACGGACCCGGCGGGCCGCTGGGGCGACGGGGACCCGGTGCCCCGGCGCTTCACCGCCGAGCAGCTCACCGCACTGGTCTCGGACACCGGCCTGAAGGTCAGCGGTGTGCACGGCGTACGGGTCTTCGCCGACCTGGTGCCCGGCGTCCTGGTGGACACCGAGCCCGGCGCCATGGACGCCCTGCTGAAACTGGAGGCAGCCGCCGCCGAGAACCCCGCGTTCCACTCGGTCGCCACCCAGCTGCACGTGCTCGCCGAGCGCGGCTGA
- the rsmH gene encoding 16S rRNA (cytosine(1402)-N(4))-methyltransferase RsmH, which yields MSSNDRHVPVMLQRCLDMLAPALAEPGAVVVDCTLGLGGHSEALLATFPAARLIALDRDPAALKLAGERLAPYGDRATLVHAVYDELPEVLARLGVPRVQGVLFDLGVSSMQLDEADRGFAYAQDAPLDMRMDQTTGISAAEVLNTYPPGELVRILRAYGEEKQAKRIVEAVVRERAKEPFTNSARLVELIRDALPQAAKRTGGNPAKRTFQALRIEVNAELAAVESAVPAAVRALAVGGRIAVLAYHSLEDRIVKQVLAAGAAHTAPPGLPVVPEQYQPRLKLLTRGAELPTEEEIAENRRAAPARLRGAERIREDIA from the coding sequence ATGAGCAGCAACGATCGCCACGTACCCGTCATGCTCCAGCGGTGTCTGGACATGCTCGCCCCCGCGCTCGCCGAGCCCGGCGCGGTCGTCGTCGACTGCACGCTCGGCCTCGGAGGGCACAGCGAGGCGCTGCTCGCCACGTTCCCGGCCGCCCGCCTGATCGCCCTCGACCGGGACCCGGCCGCGCTGAAGCTGGCGGGGGAGCGCCTGGCCCCCTACGGGGACCGCGCCACCCTCGTGCACGCCGTCTACGACGAGCTGCCGGAGGTCCTGGCCCGCCTCGGCGTCCCGCGCGTCCAGGGTGTCCTGTTCGACCTCGGCGTCTCCTCCATGCAGCTGGACGAGGCCGACCGCGGCTTCGCGTACGCGCAGGACGCGCCGCTCGACATGCGCATGGACCAGACGACCGGCATCAGCGCCGCCGAGGTCCTCAACACCTACCCGCCCGGCGAACTGGTCCGCATCCTGCGCGCCTACGGGGAGGAGAAGCAGGCCAAGCGGATCGTCGAGGCGGTCGTACGGGAGCGCGCCAAGGAGCCCTTCACGAACAGCGCGCGCCTGGTGGAGCTGATCCGCGACGCGCTGCCGCAGGCCGCGAAGCGCACCGGCGGCAACCCCGCCAAGCGCACGTTCCAGGCGCTGCGCATCGAGGTCAACGCCGAGCTGGCCGCCGTGGAGAGCGCCGTACCGGCCGCCGTGCGGGCCCTCGCCGTGGGCGGCCGGATCGCGGTGCTCGCGTACCACTCGCTGGAGGACCGCATCGTCAAGCAGGTCCTCGCGGCCGGCGCGGCCCACACCGCGCCGCCCGGCCTGCCCGTCGTCCCCGAGCAGTACCAGCCGCGCCTGAAGCTGCTCACCCGCGGCGCCGAGCTGCCGACCGAAGAGGAGATCGCCGAGAACCGGCGCGCGGCCCCCGCCCGGCTGCGCGGCGCCGAGCGCATCCGCGAGGACATCGCGTGA
- a CDS encoding DUF3040 domain-containing protein, which translates to MPLSEHEQRMLEQMERALYAEDPKFATALEGSGLRTYTRRRVYQAVAGFLVGIALLMAGMVAQQIWISVVGFLVMLGCAVLAVTGWRKAPKPGEQQAAAGGRAGPGGGQARRQARQRRSMMDRIESRWQRRRDEQGH; encoded by the coding sequence GTGCCGCTCTCGGAGCACGAGCAGCGCATGCTCGAGCAAATGGAGCGAGCGCTGTACGCCGAAGATCCGAAGTTCGCGACAGCGCTTGAGGGAAGCGGGCTGCGTACGTACACCCGGCGACGGGTCTACCAAGCGGTCGCGGGCTTCCTGGTAGGTATCGCGCTCCTCATGGCCGGTATGGTCGCCCAGCAGATCTGGATCAGCGTGGTCGGCTTCCTCGTGATGCTCGGCTGCGCGGTGCTCGCGGTCACCGGCTGGCGCAAGGCGCCCAAGCCGGGAGAGCAGCAGGCCGCGGCGGGCGGCCGCGCGGGACCCGGTGGCGGTCAGGCCAGGCGCCAGGCCCGGCAGCGCCGCTCGATGATGGACCGGATCGAGAGCCGGTGGCAGCGCCGCCGCGACGAACAGGGCCACTGA
- a CDS encoding DUF58 domain-containing protein, with protein sequence MTAGGIEGAPERGGLRAAFAGLTTRGRSFLAAGVAAAVCAYALGQTDLLRVGLLLAVLPLVCAIVLYRTRYRVAGSRTLSPARVPATAESRVRLRVENVSRLPTGVLMLQDRVPYVLGPRPRFVLDRVEAGGRREVSYRVRSDLRGRYPLGPLQLRLSDPFGMCELTRSFSDHDTLTVVPRVEPLPPVRLAGEASGYGDGRQRSLALAGEDDVIPRGYRHGDDLRRVHWRSTARYGELMVRREEQPQRAHCTVLLDTRRTAHQGSGPDSAFEWAVSGAASAAVHLLERGFSVRFLTDSGMSVPGPDGTGGWAGGAESADTAGLLLDTLAVVDQSDEPGLARAYDVLRSGNEGLLVAFFGDLDEEQTAVAGRMRRRGGAAVAFVLDSDAWSRGTGFRSTGGQPRLPLEERLRMLQEAGWKALPVRPGDSLAELWRRVDRVGGAPGAGDSGGSGTGGAGVVGGAGTGGGAGPGSEVGA encoded by the coding sequence ATGACGGCCGGGGGGATCGAGGGCGCGCCGGAGCGCGGCGGTCTGCGGGCCGCCTTCGCCGGGCTGACGACGCGCGGCCGGTCCTTCCTGGCGGCGGGCGTCGCGGCCGCCGTGTGCGCGTACGCCCTCGGGCAGACGGACCTGCTCCGCGTCGGGCTGCTGCTGGCCGTGCTCCCCCTGGTGTGCGCGATCGTGCTGTACCGCACCCGCTACCGGGTCGCGGGCAGCCGTACCCTCTCCCCCGCCCGGGTGCCGGCCACCGCCGAATCGCGGGTGCGGCTGCGCGTCGAGAACGTCTCGCGGCTGCCCACCGGTGTGCTGATGCTCCAGGACCGCGTGCCGTACGTACTGGGCCCGCGCCCGCGCTTCGTGCTCGACCGGGTCGAGGCCGGGGGCCGCCGGGAGGTGTCCTACCGGGTCCGTTCCGACCTGCGCGGGCGCTATCCGCTGGGGCCGCTGCAGCTGCGGCTCTCCGACCCGTTCGGCATGTGCGAGCTGACCCGCTCCTTCAGCGACCACGACACGCTGACCGTCGTGCCGCGGGTCGAACCCCTGCCGCCGGTCCGGCTCGCGGGCGAGGCGTCCGGGTACGGCGACGGCCGCCAGCGCTCGCTCGCCCTGGCCGGCGAGGACGACGTGATCCCCCGCGGCTACCGCCACGGCGACGACCTGCGCCGCGTCCACTGGCGCTCCACCGCGCGCTACGGCGAGCTGATGGTCCGCCGCGAGGAGCAGCCGCAGCGGGCCCACTGCACGGTCCTGCTCGACACGCGGCGCACGGCCCATCAGGGTTCCGGCCCCGACTCGGCGTTCGAGTGGGCGGTGTCGGGCGCCGCGTCGGCTGCGGTCCACCTTCTGGAGCGCGGTTTCTCGGTCCGTTTTCTGACCGACTCTGGCATGTCCGTACCGGGCCCCGACGGAACCGGCGGCTGGGCGGGCGGCGCCGAATCCGCCGACACCGCCGGCCTCCTGCTGGACACCCTGGCCGTGGTCGACCAATCCGACGAACCCGGCCTGGCCCGGGCGTATGACGTCCTGCGCAGCGGCAACGAAGGGCTGCTGGTGGCATTCTTCGGCGACCTCGACGAGGAACAGACCGCGGTGGCCGGACGGATGCGGCGGCGCGGCGGCGCGGCAGTCGCCTTCGTACTGGACAGCGACGCCTGGTCGCGGGGCACCGGATTCCGCTCCACCGGTGGTCAGCCGCGGCTGCCGCTGGAGGAGCGGTTGCGGATGCTCCAGGAGGCGGGCTGGAAGGCACTGCCGGTGCGACCCGGTGATTCGCTGGCGGAGCTTTGGCGGCGGGTGGATCGGGTGGGGGGTGCTCCGGGGGCGGGGGACTCCGGGGGCTCCGGTACGGGCGGTGCTGGTGTGGTCGGGGGTGCCGGTACGGGCGGCGGGGCGGGGCCGGGGAGCGAGGTGGGGGCATGA
- a CDS encoding transglutaminaseTgpA domain-containing protein: protein MSGRARLTVCAVVATLGASCALLPLVDPVGWMLQAAILLTIVSGVGALARRVPLARPLTVAAQAVVALLLLTVLFAHDKAIALVLPGPDVFAEFGELVQEGVADVSRYAIPAPVTAGIRLLLVGGVLVVGLIVDALAVTYRSAAPAGLPLLALYSVAAGLSQGGAGWLWFLVAGAGYLLLLLAEGRDRLSQWGRVFGGRSAGSGRPAFSGGQSYAGTVGGPAQAPVRMGRRIGALVLGVALVVPAVLPSLGGGLLGQAVAGRGPGGGGGTISAVNPLVSLQNSLNQPEDRQVLNYRTTASDTRDMYLRIVALDQFDGTAWKPSERAVKDVPDRLPEPAGLSPEVDVTPVNTSISTAPWYAQNWLPLPYPASRVDIAGRWRFEPEGRTLVGDRGQNTRGVQYQVESLLVRPTARQLEEAPAPPAELTREYTKVPDSLPPVVRETAKQVTKGAGTAYDKAVRLQDWFSLNGGFTYNTEVRAGSGTEAISRFLEQKEGFCVHFAFSMAAMARTLGIPARVAVGFTPGTRQSDGSTSVGLKDAHAWPELYFEGTGWTRFEPTPSRGTLPDYTLTNTPSNGGTNAPAPQPSRSAAAPVGPSPAQSCAPAERRVGPCWTPPAQSTSGPAEGGPSPWTVAAIVIGIPLLLLLLLLPVLWRLRARSRRLGGSVAGRHRPRSAAAPDLRTAHLEPDDSGWDGGGAPESRGGIPAGATRTLAAWQELIDSGWDYGILPDESLTPRKAAERIVRIGELRAPAAESAHRVAASVEQVLYAPHPQPAPGLADEVRRVRTGLHDAASRRLRLRALLAPRSAARALWTLSSRWSAFLARCATSPPATAVRKVASALRLSRERT from the coding sequence ATGAGCGGGCGGGCGCGGCTGACTGTGTGCGCGGTGGTGGCGACGTTGGGCGCTTCTTGCGCGCTGTTGCCGCTGGTGGATCCGGTCGGCTGGATGCTGCAGGCGGCGATTCTGCTGACGATCGTGTCCGGGGTGGGGGCGCTGGCCCGCCGGGTGCCGCTGGCGCGGCCGCTGACGGTGGCGGCGCAGGCCGTGGTGGCGCTGCTGCTGCTCACCGTGCTCTTCGCGCACGACAAGGCGATCGCCCTGGTCCTGCCCGGCCCGGACGTCTTCGCGGAGTTCGGCGAACTGGTGCAGGAGGGCGTCGCCGACGTCAGCCGGTATGCGATACCGGCCCCGGTGACGGCCGGCATCCGTCTGCTGCTGGTCGGCGGGGTGCTGGTGGTCGGCCTGATCGTGGACGCGCTGGCCGTGACGTACCGCAGCGCGGCGCCCGCCGGACTGCCCCTGCTCGCGCTGTATTCGGTGGCGGCGGGCCTCTCGCAGGGCGGGGCGGGCTGGCTGTGGTTCCTGGTCGCGGGGGCCGGATATCTGCTGCTGCTCCTGGCCGAGGGCCGGGACCGGCTCTCGCAGTGGGGCCGGGTGTTCGGTGGCCGGAGCGCCGGCTCCGGGAGGCCGGCGTTCTCCGGCGGGCAGAGTTACGCGGGCACGGTCGGCGGCCCGGCGCAGGCCCCGGTCCGTATGGGCCGCCGGATCGGCGCGCTGGTGCTGGGCGTCGCCCTGGTGGTGCCCGCGGTGCTGCCCTCGCTCGGCGGCGGGCTGCTGGGCCAGGCGGTGGCCGGCCGCGGTCCGGGCGGCGGAGGCGGCACGATCTCCGCGGTGAACCCGCTGGTGTCCTTGCAGAACAGCCTGAACCAGCCCGAGGACCGGCAGGTCCTCAACTACCGCACCACCGCCTCCGACACGCGTGACATGTATCTGCGCATCGTCGCGCTCGACCAGTTCGACGGCACCGCGTGGAAGCCGTCCGAGCGTGCCGTCAAAGACGTGCCGGACCGGCTGCCCGAACCTGCCGGACTGAGCCCGGAGGTGGACGTCACCCCCGTCAACACGAGCATCTCCACCGCTCCTTGGTACGCGCAGAACTGGCTGCCCCTGCCCTACCCCGCCTCCCGCGTGGACATAGCCGGGCGCTGGCGCTTCGAGCCGGAGGGCCGCACGCTGGTCGGCGACCGCGGGCAGAACACGCGGGGCGTGCAGTACCAGGTCGAGAGCCTGCTGGTCCGGCCCACCGCGCGCCAGTTGGAGGAAGCGCCCGCGCCGCCCGCCGAGCTGACGCGCGAGTACACCAAGGTCCCGGACTCGCTGCCCCCGGTCGTGCGCGAGACCGCGAAGCAGGTGACGAAGGGCGCCGGCACGGCGTACGACAAGGCCGTCCGCCTCCAGGACTGGTTCTCGCTCAACGGCGGCTTCACCTATAACACGGAGGTGCGGGCCGGCAGCGGCACGGAAGCCATCTCCCGGTTCCTGGAGCAGAAGGAGGGCTTCTGCGTGCACTTCGCCTTCTCCATGGCGGCGATGGCACGCACGCTGGGCATACCCGCCCGGGTCGCGGTCGGCTTCACCCCCGGCACCCGGCAGAGCGACGGCTCGACCTCGGTCGGTCTGAAGGACGCCCACGCCTGGCCCGAGCTGTATTTCGAGGGCACCGGCTGGACGCGGTTCGAGCCGACGCCGAGCCGGGGCACGCTGCCCGACTACACCCTCACCAACACCCCGTCCAACGGCGGTACGAACGCCCCGGCACCGCAGCCGTCGCGCTCGGCGGCGGCGCCCGTCGGGCCGTCCCCCGCGCAGAGCTGCGCCCCCGCCGAGCGGCGCGTCGGCCCGTGCTGGACGCCGCCCGCGCAGTCGACGAGCGGCCCGGCCGAGGGCGGGCCGTCGCCGTGGACCGTAGCGGCGATCGTTATCGGCATCCCGCTCCTGCTTCTGCTTCTCCTGCTACCGGTGCTGTGGCGGCTGCGGGCCCGCTCCCGACGTCTCGGCGGCAGCGTGGCCGGCCGACACCGTCCACGGTCGGCCGCCGCGCCGGACCTCCGCACGGCCCATCTCGAACCGGACGACTCCGGCTGGGACGGCGGCGGCGCGCCGGAGTCCCGGGGCGGCATACCGGCCGGGGCCACGCGCACGCTCGCGGCCTGGCAGGAACTGATCGATTCCGGCTGGGATTACGGCATCCTGCCGGACGAATCGCTCACTCCCCGCAAGGCGGCGGAGCGGATCGTGCGGATAGGCGAGTTGCGGGCGCCGGCGGCGGAGTCGGCCCACCGGGTCGCGGCGTCGGTGGAGCAGGTGCTGTACGCACCGCATCCGCAGCCGGCGCCCGGCCTCGCCGACGAGGTGCGCCGCGTCCGTACCGGCCTGCACGACGCCGCGTCCCGGCGCCTGCGGCTGCGCGCGCTCCTGGCGCCGCGCTCCGCCGCACGGGCCCTGTGGACCCTGTCGTCCCGCTGGTCGGCCTTCCTCGCCCGCTGCGCCACGAGCCCACCGGCCACCGCGGTGCGCAAGGTGGCGAGCGCTCTGCGGCTGTCCCGGGAGCGGACATAG
- a CDS encoding ATP-binding cassette domain-containing protein gives MHSTPHGAAVTATGLGVRGPRGWAFRDIGLTAGPGSLIAIEGPSGSGRTCLLLALTGRMTPSAGTAEVAGLPLPKKMAAVRAITALAHVPGVTDLEPALTVAEHLRERTLLQHRFGESVRALLRPRRERTAAARARTDAALEAAGLDVEVLPKGVRTAVRDLERAEALRLSLALALIGKPRLLAVDDTDMKLSDAERAGVWATLRALAESGTTVLAVCSQAPEGAVVVRTGAHDAEAATSDEKKEAADALAEAGRA, from the coding sequence GTGCACAGCACCCCGCACGGGGCGGCCGTCACCGCCACCGGGCTCGGCGTCCGGGGCCCCCGCGGCTGGGCCTTCCGGGACATCGGCCTGACGGCCGGGCCGGGCTCGCTGATCGCCATCGAGGGCCCGTCCGGTTCGGGACGCACCTGCCTACTGCTCGCGCTCACCGGCCGGATGACGCCCTCCGCCGGTACGGCCGAGGTCGCCGGGCTGCCGCTGCCCAAGAAGATGGCGGCGGTACGGGCGATCACCGCACTGGCCCACGTACCCGGTGTCACGGATCTCGAACCTGCCCTGACGGTGGCCGAGCACCTGCGCGAACGCACCCTGCTCCAGCACCGGTTCGGCGAATCGGTGCGCGCGCTGCTGCGCCCGCGCCGGGAGCGTACCGCGGCGGCCCGCGCCCGTACCGACGCGGCCCTGGAGGCGGCCGGTCTGGATGTGGAGGTTCTGCCCAAGGGCGTACGGACGGCCGTACGCGACCTGGAGCGCGCCGAAGCGCTGCGCCTGTCGCTCGCCCTGGCGCTGATCGGGAAACCCCGCCTGCTCGCCGTGGACGACACCGACATGAAGCTCTCCGACGCCGAACGCGCAGGCGTCTGGGCGACGCTGCGCGCCCTGGCGGAGTCCGGGACGACCGTCCTCGCGGTGTGCAGCCAGGCGCCCGAGGGCGCGGTCGTGGTGCGTACCGGAGCGCATGACGCAGAAGCAGCGACCAGCGACGAAAAGAAGGAGGCGGCGGATGCGCTCGCCGAGGCTGGCCGCGCTTGA